One region of Eubalaena glacialis isolate mEubGla1 chromosome 6, mEubGla1.1.hap2.+ XY, whole genome shotgun sequence genomic DNA includes:
- the RTP1 gene encoding receptor-transporting protein 1, with protein MRIFRPWRLRCPALHLPSLPVFSLKWSLPSLATDKTMCKSVTTGEWKKIFYEKMEEAKPADSWDLIIDPNLKHNVLAPGWKQYLELHASGRFHCSWCWHTWQSPHVVILFHMHLDRAQRAGSVRMRVFKQLCYECGAARLDEWSMLEENIESLVDNLITSLREQCYGERGGQYRIHVASRQDNRRHRGEFCEACQEGIVHWKPSEKLLEEEATTYTFSRAPSPTKSRAEAGSGCNFCSIPWCLFWATVLLLIIYLQFSFHSSV; from the exons ATGAGGATTTTTAGACCGTGGAGACTGCGCTGCCCTGCCTTGCACCTGCCCTCACTTCCCGTGTTCTCACTCAAGTGGAGCTTGCCCTCCCTCGCCACTGACAAGACCATGTGTAAAAGTGTGACCACAGGTGAATGGAAGAAAATCTTCTACGAGAAGATGGAGGAGGCAAAGCCGGCTGACAGCTGGGACCTCATCATCGATCCCAACCTCAAGCACAATGTGTTAGCCCCAGGCTGGAAGCAGTACCTGGAATTGCATGCCTCAGGAAG GTTCCACTGCTCCTGGTGCTGGCACACCTGGCAGTCGCCCCATGTGGTCATCCTCTTCCACATGCACCTGGACCGCGCCCAGCGGGCGGGCTCGGTGCGCATGCGCGTCTTCAAGCAGCTGTGCTACGAGTGCGGCGCGGCGCGGCTGGACGAGTGGAGCATGCTGGAGGAGAACATCGAGAGCCTGGTGGACAACCTCATCACCAGCCTGCGCGAGCAGTGCTACGGGGAGCGCGGCGGCCAGTACCGCATCCACGTGGCCAGCCGCCAAGACAACCGGCGGCACCGCGGCGAGTTCTGCGAGGCCTGCCAGGAGGGCATCGTGCACTGGAAGCCCAGCGAGAAGCTGCTGGAGGAGGAGGCGACAACCTACACCTTCTCCCGGGCTCCCAGCCCCACCAAGTCGCGGGCCGAGGCGGGTTCTGGCTGCAATTTCTGCTCCATCCCCTGGTGCTTGTTTTGGGCCACGGTCCTGCTGCTGATCATCTACCTGCAGTTCTCCTTCCACAGCTCCGTCTAA